GGGTgggtggagatggagagtgaTCATATGGTGTTATGGGACACAGAAAGGGAGACTTGACCTTAAAATGGCTAAGACCCATTAACGTCCTGGCCCTCCTGGGTCTATGAGACTCTCACTCTATTGGCCAGTAAAAtgggttttgtggaatttgaatcaGTGAGCCATGAAAGCATAtatctttctttcattttgacAAAAGGATTTACCTTTATTTTGTGGTTTGACAActtttagggttttacttaTACAATCCTTTTTGATGTTGACTTGCCTTTGCCATTCCAAGGCATGATAATGAACAGTTTTTAACCAAGCAAGTATTCAAAACCATCAATACTTTTACtaccattttcattttttttcctggatTGTAACAATAATGAAAACCCATCAAAGGTAATTTAAGGTGGTTTCGTTGGTAATCAATtaagttaggcatatgtgtgtcaaACGTTCGATTTCATAGAGAAACAAATTTatcaatggtatttaaaaagaaaaacaaacaaacacacaataaACACACTCAAATCAAGCTAAAACTATCTAGTATCATACACTACTCCATGATTAGTTTGCAAATTAATGACAAAGAAGATGAATACAAGAGTGAATCACAGGACATATTAGAAGTGAAATCGATGGATCAATTAGAGCCATTTCAACAAGTGCGGCGCATGAAAACAGTTTCCAAATCAGGAGGAGTGAAGAACTCCCTAACACCATAATTACATTTCAGAGAaggctttctttttcttggtggtggaggaggacaACCCAATCTAGACGGAATTCTTGTTTCTTCTCCAGTAGGAGTTGTGGTCGTCGAACACTCCTCGCTCTCCCTATCTGTCTCCATTGGATTCGTATATATCTGCTTCAATGGAGCTCGTAATGGAATCCCAGCTATAACCCACTTTTTATCTTCCATTTCCAACCCACCCACTTGAGTCTTCTCTGAGTagcccatttttttttcttggatcgAAAACCAACACCCACCTTTCGAGCAATTTAAGGGAGGGAAGGGATAGGGAATAAGGAATAAAGTGGCTTAGCTATAAAGCTGGAAAAACAGGGAATAAAGATATGATCTTTTTCTGTTTGAAGGTGGAGAATCAACCCAGCAAGTGAAACTAA
This genomic stretch from Tripterygium wilfordii isolate XIE 37 chromosome 22, ASM1340144v1, whole genome shotgun sequence harbors:
- the LOC119991949 gene encoding cyclin-dependent protein kinase inhibitor SMR6-like, whose amino-acid sequence is MGYSEKTQVGGLEMEDKKWVIAGIPLRAPLKQIYTNPMETDRESEECSTTTTPTGEETRIPSRLGCPPPPPRKRKPSLKCNYGVREFFTPPDLETVFMRRTC